Within Psychrobacter sp. DAB_AL43B, the genomic segment ACTCAGCGCTATGATAGGCTGTGATATTCACCCGCTTAATAATCGCCGTATCTTACAATACCTACGCAATGAGCTGACCGTTGGTGAAGATGAAGTCATGGCGTGGTGTAATCGCTGGATTAGTGAAGGTTTTTCCGCATTAGAGAAACGCTTGGCAGAAGATAAAAATCGCGGCAAATTCTGCTATGGCGACAGTCCAACATTTGCAGATTGCTATCTTATTCCACAAGTGTCGTCTGCTCGACGCTTCAAAGTAGACCTCAGTCTTTATCCTAATATCGTCGAGATTGATACGCACTGCCGCGCTCTAAAAGCATTCGCCGATGCTGATCCTATGATGCAACCTGATGCGCCAAGCGTCTAATCTAATCTACAAAAAATAAAGCCTCCAAATTAGGAGGCTATATTATATTGATACTCTCATATTAGTATTGCCACATCCAATGCTTAAAGATTCATCTCATATTGGGTAACAGCGACTATCTTTATCGGTACCGCAAATAGCCATGGTGAACCACCACTACAATAAAACAAGTCATCTTTAAATGAGACAATACAAGCGGTAAAATCATTACCACAGTGACCTATCATTGCTTGCTCATCACTATCATCATCGACTGCACACCATACTTGTTTATCACCTCGTGCAAGCAATGCGCGTGTTAAACCACTGCCTGCTAACTCATTATTCATACCCCGCTCCTTAACTTCTTTTACAATAGTTTGAGCTATTCATCATTAAATATATTTTTTTTGATAATAACCTTTATCGTTATTGAATCAATGAACCTAATATAAATGATGCAAATCCGTTTGTTGTCAAGCAAACACAATGAGTAATTACCTATATATTTAATTGCTGTTTACTTCTTCTACTCTCTCTTCTATAGATATTTTGTATCTTGGTCACTCCATTGTAAAGCTGTATAAGCAAAAATGTAATAATTAACTACATTATTCCCGACGAACGGTCAAGATCGAAATGTGAACGGTCAGTAAATTTAAATACTCTTAATAAATATATCACTCAAAACCTTCAATTCGTTGTTTAACTATACTTACTATCCAAAAATTCCTGAAATTCATCAGACAAGTTATTGATGATGAAAATGGTGTCAGATCACACTGTGCAGTGCGACCATTTCTCTTACCTGAATATTGTTCACCATATCTTTATAAACTATTTTTCAATCGAGCAACAGAGACTAAAACAGAGTCATAAAATCAGGTAAAATAGTACTCATGACACCCATCAACCAACCAATCCTTCGCAAGATTATCCACATCGATATGGATGCTTTCTATGCCAGTGTGGAACAGCGCGATTTCCCTGAGCTACGTGGCAAACCATTGGTCGTCGGTGGCGACCCAAATGGACGCGGAGTGGTTGCCGCTGCCAGTTACGAAGTGCGTAAGTTTGGCGTGCGTTCCGCCATGTCGTGTTATGAGGCAAAAAATCGTTGTCCAGAAGTCATATTTGTACCACCACGCTTTGATGTTTACCGCGCCGTCAGTAGCGATATCCGCCGCATTATGTACAGCCTGACGTCGCATGTTGAGCCGTTATCATTAGATGAAGCGTATCTTGATGTGACCGGGTTATCTGTTCATAAAGGCTCAGCGACATTAATGGCAAATTGGCTACGGGCGCAAATTTTAGAGCAAACAGGTCTGAACGCCTCTGCAGGTGTCTCATTTAACAAGATGCTTGCAAAAATCGCCTCTGACATTAATAAGCCTAATGGTACCGCGGTTATCACGCCAGCGGATGCCGACGCCTTTATTAGCACACTGCCTATTGAGCGTTTTCATGGTATTGGCAAAGCAACAGCAAAGCGCTTGCATGCGATGGGAATCAGCCACGGTGCAGACCTTCGCCGCACGCCAGCTGCCATACTAGTTAATGAATTTGGTAAGCGCGGACAGTTTTATTATGATATTGCGCATGGTCGTGACGAACGTGCCGTCAAATCTGAACGTACGCACAAATCTGTTGGCTCTGAGACGACTTTTAGAGACAATTTAAATCGTGATGATGAACTACTCAGACAAATCTATGAGCAAAATGCCGATGCTTTTTATCAGCTGCATAAAAAACAGCTTATTGCCTATACCATCACTCTCAAAATTAAATACGCTGACTTTACTCAAGTAACGCGCTCGCATACTTTATCCACCGCTTTTGATAGTGCTGAATCCGCTCACTACTGGTTAGACAAGCTATTTTTAGATATTCCACGTCAACTTCCTATCAGACTTGTGGGTGTGACCTTCTCTTCGTTAACGCTTGCCACACAGGTAATACCGCAGTTAGATTTATTCGAGTAATACGAATAGTCTTCAATAAAAACAGGTTTAAACTTTTGATAAACGAGAAGACTATTGCTTATGGTATTTTATATACCGTAACCACTTAGGAAACGTTCTTTAATATTCTCATTTCTGCTACAATTACGCCAAAATTCAACTTTATTTAAAGACTACTTATGACTGATTCTCAACTAGCAAGCTTAAATAACAACCTCAGTATTCATGCCAATAACGATAGCCATAAAAGTGACGACGTTTTAGAGTATTTAAGTGTTGATGAGTACGATTATGAACTACCAGATCAGTTAATTGCCCGCTATCCATTAGCGCAGCGGTCAGCGTCAAAGCTACTGTATCTAGCTGCTAGTAATAAAAAAGATGATGTCAGTCAAATTGAAGATAAATTGTTTTCAGAGCTGCCTGAGCTGCTAAACGCGGGCGATTTAATTGTCTTTAACGACACCAAAGTTATGAAAGCACGTCTATTTGGTCAAAAAGATACAGGCGGAAAAGTTGAAGTGCTCATTGAGCGCTTGGTTGATATTGCTGGTTTAAATGGTACGACTGTAGATTGGGCAACATTAGACGATACACTTAGCACAGAAAGACATATCGCCCTTTGTCATGTTAAAGCCAGTAAAGCACCCAAGCTTGGTCAGCGTTTAGCGCTTGCTGACAGTCACATGAATTGCGTGATGATTGGTCGTCAAGAGAACTTATTTATCTTGGCTTTTGATGCGCCCATCTTGCCTGATTTAGAGCGTCATGGTGAGCTGCCCATTCCGCCCTACTTTGAGCGCCATGCTGATGCCACCGATAATACTCGTTATCAAACCGTCTTTCATGATCCTGCCAAGCTTGCTAGCGTAGCAGCACCGACAGCGAGCTTACATTTTGACGAGATAGTGTTAGATAGGCTTGCTGCAAAAGGGATTAACACAGCATTTGTCACACTCCATGTTGGCGCAGGGACTTTTGCGCCTGTAAAAACAGACAACTTACTCAATCACACCATGCACAGTGAATATGCACACTTGCCTCAGGCTACCGCCGACCTTATTAATCAAACACACGCCAATGGCAAGCAAGTGATCGCTATTGGTACAACGGTGACACGTGTCCTTGAAACCGCGTATCAAAAAACAGCGGTTAATGGACAAGCACTGGCTAGCTGGTCAGGTGATACAGATATCTTTATTTATCCGGGATTTAAGTTTGGGGTTATAGATAAACTACTAACGAACTTTCACTTACCGAAGTCTACTTTGTTGATGTTAGTATCAGCCTTTGCAGGTAAAGCATCTATCGAGCAGGCTTATAAACATGCTATTAAAACGCAGTATCGTTTTTTTAGTTACGGCGATGCTATGCTGCTTGATAAAAAATCGAACGGATAACAGTGAACATTAAGCAAACAATTAATATATTGATCACAACAGTAGTGGAATAAACTGGTAAACTAAACGCTATTTTGTTATAACAACAAAGATAACTCTCACTCTAAAGGGCTGCACATGTCTTGTCATTTATCTCATCGCTTGACTACGATACATCGCGCGGTATCCATGGCACTGCTTTATTCAGTAGGCTATGCAGCCCTAGTATCTAGTGCTCAAGCAGCAACGATTGGCAAAACCGTCGTAACCTCTGCTCAGCACGAACCTTTAGTCGCCAGTATTATGGTCACCGATATTAAAACAGCCGATTTTTCGGCCAGTTTAGCGAACTCTACTGTTTATCAGCAAATGGGTTTGACCCCCACTGACTCTATGACCGTACGATTTCAGCCGACTTCAGCCACCAGTGGTCAGGTTTTTATTACCACTACGAAGCCTGTATCCACACCCTTTGCAGATGTGGTGTTAGCTATTAATGATGGTACTCAGCGTAATGTCATTCCTAAGACGTTACTCATGCCCACTAATGACATTACACCTTCTGAAAATATTGTTACAGGGGCGAAAAAACCTAACTTACCGGTTATTTCTGTCACTAATGCGCAACCGTTAACCGTTAGACAAGGCACACCGCCACCATTATTATTATCGGCATATAAATCATCAACGTCTGATTTGGCAGCAGCAAAATTGCAAGCACCTGCTACATCTTCTAGCTTGCCAGCAGCAGTCACTACGACCACACAAAGCAATACTACGGTTTATGCGCCTAGTCGCCTAAATAACAATAATACTGGCTCAGCGAACTTTTCAAATACAAACAGCACTACCGACAATATTCCAAATAATAAAATAAGCGCCAATAATACAGTAGCAACCAGCCTTAATATTCTATCGTCGGATAATAATGAAGAAGGTGCGGTGACTGACAAGCAGTTCGATATATTAAATATACAAATTACCCGTCAGATACAGCTTAATGATGAACGCAGTACAGGCATGATGGCGGCTATACCAATGAGCCCTACAGCAACAATGCCGCCAACGCTAGATAACCCTGCTTCAACAGTTCAAGCTAATTCTGCTGATACCATTGTCGCTAACGCACCTCTCAATAGCGCGCCCTCTAGTAACATCCCTTCTAATAGTGTTGCATCCAATGCCTCTACAATAGGCATAAATACAGCAGCCGCAGCGGCGACAGTCCCTAATCAACCAGATAGCGCTGAAGTCAATTATACCGTACAGCGCAACGACAGCTTATGGGTTATTGCCCAGCAAATCGCAGAGAAAAACAATCTTGACATTCAGACAGTCATGAAGGAAATTAAGTCGCAAAACCCTGGCGCTTTCATTAATAAAAATGCTGATCAATTAAAAGCCGACGCGCAGTTAAGCCTACCCAATTATGATGTGCTGCCATCACAGCAAAAGCTAGAGGCAGCGATTAGCGCGCAGAGACAATATAATAGGAAAGCCAGCATACCCGTTGCAAAAAAATCAACCACGTCAAAATCATTACCTAAGACTGCGCCCAAGACCGCTCAAGTAGCCAAACGCACTGAGAAACCCGCAGTAACAAAGACCCAAACATTGCCAAAAGCACAGTTTTCTGTCATCGCTCCTGGTCATCAAGGTAGCGCAGATGGAACTAAAACCAAAGCAGGGATGGCAACAGGCAACGGGCTTAGCACAGATGTATTAACCATTCTCAAATCATCAAGACAAAGTACAGCGTCGCAAGCTCAGCGCTTATCAAAAACCAATGGCATGCTTGACAGCTATACGAGAAAATTGCAATTACAAAATCAAAAACTGGCTGAGCTGCAAGCTCGTCTAAAAAAATTACGCAATCAATAATTGCCTAACTGATCAATGCAGTCAACTGCAACAGTAGGCGTGGGAGTCACTATGGACAATATGCTATATATCATCGCCGGTTTGGTGCTTATTTTAATTGTAGCAGTCTTGGTCATGCGCAAAAATAAAGCGCAAAAACCATCAGATCAGCCCAGTATAAAGGTAGGTAGAACGGAGTCTTTATCGACACAAGCTGCCTCTGAAGGCACGCTTGCTCAAGTCGGTAGCAATGATGAGAAAAAATTTAATCATATTGAGATCGCTCAACGTTTTATGGATCAACAGCGCTATGACAAAGCTATTGAAACACTCAGTCGTGGTCTGATTGAAAGACCTCATGATAGCCAATTATCTCTCAAACTACTCGCAGTATATGCCACGATAGATCAATCTGACAATTTCAATAAAGTCTATGACTCTATCAAAGCGCATAATGACGTAAAAAGCATTGCACAAGCGGATGAGCTAAAAGCTTTGCTTACTGAGGAACAAAATCAAATAGCCCAGCAATCTCTACCAGCAGATAACAGTCAAGATGCTGGCTTTGAAAGTATCGATTTTGATATTCCAGCTGATAAAGTTGGAAATAACACTCCAACCCTTGATACTGCTATTACTCAGCCTGTTGATTATGAAAACGATTTATTAAATGCCACTGATGAAACCTCAACGGTTTCGAACGATTTTGATAACTTTGATAACATCGACCAAGCGTTTGACCTTAGTCAAAATGATTTAGAAAACAATACTAGTGTGATACCTGTCACGACACTAGATATAGCAGATGAAGAAACTCTAGCGAGTTCAACGACTGTTACAGACACAGACAGTAACGACTTTGACTTTGATTTTGACTTTGAGTTGTCTGAGCAAAGTGATATCTCTACAGAATCTCCTGTCACCGCTATCGCTAACGACAACTTGAACGACATCACTTTAGATGAGGAAGATTTTGTCTTAGATTTGGCAGATTTAGAGATTGATGCTGGAGCAGATAACGTCAGCGTCGATGATCAAATCACTACAGACGCGATTCAAACAAATGAAGATGGACTTACTTTATCTTTAGACGGTATTGACAGTATCGATGCATCAAATGAAACAGAAAACCAAACGGCTATTGAGCAACCTATTGTTATTGAAGATAGCTTTGATGACTTTAATATTGAAGGCGATTTAGGTGAAAGCTATAGTTTTGAAGATAATAAGACTGAAGTATCTAGCATGTCACCGACTACCGTTATGTTCGATGACAATACACTAATAGACGATGATTTTGACTTTGATACTTTATCAGACTCTCCAA encodes:
- the maiA gene encoding maleylacetoacetate isomerase; amino-acid sequence: MELYSYFRSSTSYRTRIAMNLKGLEYDYISVNLAEDKQLEAAFKAVNPQGLVPVLQVDDLRLYQSPAILEWLEEVYPNHPLLPKDAAGRMQVRALSAMIGCDIHPLNNRRILQYLRNELTVGEDEVMAWCNRWISEGFSALEKRLAEDKNRGKFCYGDSPTFADCYLIPQVSSARRFKVDLSLYPNIVEIDTHCRALKAFADADPMMQPDAPSV
- the dinB gene encoding DNA polymerase IV, whose translation is MTPINQPILRKIIHIDMDAFYASVEQRDFPELRGKPLVVGGDPNGRGVVAAASYEVRKFGVRSAMSCYEAKNRCPEVIFVPPRFDVYRAVSSDIRRIMYSLTSHVEPLSLDEAYLDVTGLSVHKGSATLMANWLRAQILEQTGLNASAGVSFNKMLAKIASDINKPNGTAVITPADADAFISTLPIERFHGIGKATAKRLHAMGISHGADLRRTPAAILVNEFGKRGQFYYDIAHGRDERAVKSERTHKSVGSETTFRDNLNRDDELLRQIYEQNADAFYQLHKKQLIAYTITLKIKYADFTQVTRSHTLSTAFDSAESAHYWLDKLFLDIPRQLPIRLVGVTFSSLTLATQVIPQLDLFE
- the queA gene encoding tRNA preQ1(34) S-adenosylmethionine ribosyltransferase-isomerase QueA, whose product is MTDSQLASLNNNLSIHANNDSHKSDDVLEYLSVDEYDYELPDQLIARYPLAQRSASKLLYLAASNKKDDVSQIEDKLFSELPELLNAGDLIVFNDTKVMKARLFGQKDTGGKVEVLIERLVDIAGLNGTTVDWATLDDTLSTERHIALCHVKASKAPKLGQRLALADSHMNCVMIGRQENLFILAFDAPILPDLERHGELPIPPYFERHADATDNTRYQTVFHDPAKLASVAAPTASLHFDEIVLDRLAAKGINTAFVTLHVGAGTFAPVKTDNLLNHTMHSEYAHLPQATADLINQTHANGKQVIAIGTTVTRVLETAYQKTAVNGQALASWSGDTDIFIYPGFKFGVIDKLLTNFHLPKSTLLMLVSAFAGKASIEQAYKHAIKTQYRFFSYGDAMLLDKKSNG
- a CDS encoding peptigoglycan-binding protein LysM, with amino-acid sequence MSCHLSHRLTTIHRAVSMALLYSVGYAALVSSAQAATIGKTVVTSAQHEPLVASIMVTDIKTADFSASLANSTVYQQMGLTPTDSMTVRFQPTSATSGQVFITTTKPVSTPFADVVLAINDGTQRNVIPKTLLMPTNDITPSENIVTGAKKPNLPVISVTNAQPLTVRQGTPPPLLLSAYKSSTSDLAAAKLQAPATSSSLPAAVTTTTQSNTTVYAPSRLNNNNTGSANFSNTNSTTDNIPNNKISANNTVATSLNILSSDNNEEGAVTDKQFDILNIQITRQIQLNDERSTGMMAAIPMSPTATMPPTLDNPASTVQANSADTIVANAPLNSAPSSNIPSNSVASNASTIGINTAAAAATVPNQPDSAEVNYTVQRNDSLWVIAQQIAEKNNLDIQTVMKEIKSQNPGAFINKNADQLKADAQLSLPNYDVLPSQQKLEAAISAQRQYNRKASIPVAKKSTTSKSLPKTAPKTAQVAKRTEKPAVTKTQTLPKAQFSVIAPGHQGSADGTKTKAGMATGNGLSTDVLTILKSSRQSTASQAQRLSKTNGMLDSYTRKLQLQNQKLAELQARLKKLRNQ
- a CDS encoding FimV/HubP family polar landmark protein → MDNMLYIIAGLVLILIVAVLVMRKNKAQKPSDQPSIKVGRTESLSTQAASEGTLAQVGSNDEKKFNHIEIAQRFMDQQRYDKAIETLSRGLIERPHDSQLSLKLLAVYATIDQSDNFNKVYDSIKAHNDVKSIAQADELKALLTEEQNQIAQQSLPADNSQDAGFESIDFDIPADKVGNNTPTLDTAITQPVDYENDLLNATDETSTVSNDFDNFDNIDQAFDLSQNDLENNTSVIPVTTLDIADEETLASSTTVTDTDSNDFDFDFDFELSEQSDISTESPVTAIANDNLNDITLDEEDFVLDLADLEIDAGADNVSVDDQITTDAIQTNEDGLTLSLDGIDSIDASNETENQTAIEQPIVIEDSFDDFNIEGDLGESYSFEDNKTEVSSMSPTTVMFDDNTLIDDDFDFDTLSDSPTATMPVEIESDHDVSGIDYSDTGITAETTIETAEDFSSRFAADFDFVKTLDSNQVTLDLAGQYVQLGEYDSAKRLLNEVLTQGNSEQQQQAQLLLERTA